One window of Culex pipiens pallens isolate TS unplaced genomic scaffold, TS_CPP_V2 Cpp_Un0011, whole genome shotgun sequence genomic DNA carries:
- the LOC120427869 gene encoding uncharacterized protein LOC120427869, producing the protein MMPNMPETQHPTSHPAMQQHHLESSQQRGEKWFLHRSSAKLSVVETRLDAYLFGGRFPGITNQPTFTIPVNFPPAFNMVAAVALQPAAGSGGSAKSSGVESAPLSSTAAAGSESLSAAAQKLQNYQQDQKKMQHHRGRLNRSGEYEAYAIVPLL; encoded by the exons ATGATGCCGAACATGCCAGAAACGCAGCATCCGACGTCACATCCGGCAATGCAGCAGCATCATTTGGAGAGTTCGCAGCAGCGGGGAGAAAA GTGGTTTCTTCATCGGTCTTCGGCCAAACTTTCCGTTGTCGAAACCCGCTTAGATGCGTATCTATTTGGCGGACGATTTCCCGGCATAACGAACCAGCCGACGTTTACGATTCCAGTAAACTTTCCTCCGGCGTTTAACATGGTTGCCGCCGTTGCACTTCAACCAGCGGCTGGTTCAGGAGGTTCAGCAAAATCATCCGGTGTTGAATCAGCACCGTTatcatcaacagcagcagcagggtcAGAATCCCTGTCAGCAGCAGcccaaaaactgcaaaattacCAGCAAGACCAGAAAAAGATGCAACACCATCGTGGCAGGCTGAACCGATCCGGGGAGTACGAAGCGTACGCGATTGTCCCATTGTTATAA